The genomic segment tatgatgaaaaaaataaaatatcaacaatTTATATAAAGGTATAAACTGTCATTGATTAAAAAAGGAAGCCAaagcaattaaaacaaaatctttttagtctaatttaaaaataaatccataaaCATCAGCGGGCTTTTATATTTGTCTATAACTAAgtcattttattagttttctatgataatttaattgtttttttaaaatgtcttttatttttattcaaaaatcttAGTCTCACTTACCAAGGGCAAAAATAAGATTGCATTTGAAAAGACACTTTGAGCATTTACAGAAGAATTTAACCGTCAAGATGCTATTATTAGACCTCATATGACAACGCAAGCCCTTAATCAAGCTTGTGAGCTTATTCAAGCCTGTGATCGTGATCCTTGTTCAAGCAGTACGTTTTACAGGTTAAGCAGTGAATAATGGTGGAAGGATGAGCAGTAATACACTATTTTGCCAATGCATTATTCAAACTACAGCTTTTCCTGCACTCTCAAGCTCTTCCAGTGCTGCCCAGAGTTTCGGATCATTATAATCCTTGAGGAGAAAGGTAGGGTTCGCTTCCATCAGCGCATGCTCTGGGTTTCCTGTAGTCAACCCAACAACTGGCAACCCAGCTGCCACTCCAGCTTTTATCCCTGAAACAGAATCCTGTTCAAGTGAAAACCAGAAAAGCAAAGCATCAGATTTCACGAAAGAACAATGGCTTGGAGCAATATTTGGAGGGAGCTGAGGGAAGAAGGGATACCTCGAATACAAAAGTGTGGTCTTTTGACACCTTGAGTGCTTCAAGAGCCTTCAAGTAGGGGTCTGGGTGTGGTTTTGGATGCTCACATTCACTTCCTATTAtaagagattcaaagaaatcTGTGAGCCCCAGAATCGATATGATGAGTTCAGCATTCTCTCTTGGAGCGTTAGTAACTGCAGCCCGTTTCAAGCCATGATCTTCAACCCATTTCTTCATTTTGTATAAGCCATTTACAGCCATCAATCTTTCTGGGGCCAATCTGTTTTTCCATTGGAGAAATCTCATGGTAAGGGCTTCATGAAACTTCTAACTATATAAGAACATTGGCATTTTACCTCCGAAACAAAGCTTCTTTATCAGCAAGAAATTTCATGCCTCCTTCAATATCATCAGGGAAGAGAACCAAAGCCATATCTTCATTATGCTTGCCAGAAAGTTTCTCAGAGAAGAACTTCTCGGTAATAGGAACCCCTCCGTTGAAATTTATCTATTACAAACCAAAATGTTGGTTAATCCCCTCCACTTCATTTTGTGTAATTTAACTCATTTGATTATTGATCAGAAACAACGACCCTATTCATTAAACAAATTACCTCTTGAAGCATTTCTCGAAAGGTAAAATAGTGAAGGGGATCAGAATCGCATAAAGTTCCATCAACATCAAATAATACAGCTTCCAGTGGAGCAAATCCAGAAAGAGAGCTTTTTCTGCACCCAGAAAACGAAGACATTTGAATCAAGATCATCAATCGCCATGGCTCGTGAGTCGTGCCCCTGATTTCTTAACCACCAACTAAGCATCAAAATTGCATCTTCAGTCCAGTTTGCTTATCATATCATGCGCAGTGActtggttattattattttcaatccGCCTTTATCCATTTCCTTCCCCAGGGCCTAATCTATTTTCCACAAAAAAAGCTGAGATGTATGAACTTCAGGCAACGTGAAAATGAAACTCTTTTTGGATCTGGTTTTTGTTTAATACCATTAGAAACATCATTTCCATCTTCGTGCTTACCATCCATTTAAAATTTGTATTACATTCAATAAAGAGGTTCCATGAAATAATCAGCCGAGAAAACAATATTTGGCTAGTTAGGTGGATTACAGAAAACAAGGGATGTGTTTTCAGCTGTCCTAACACTCAGCGCCACTTGATCCGATGGATtcattacattttttattctcGCGTCTCAACTCTGAAGTTTTATGCTAACGCTTTTACTAATATCTGCTAAAATCTCTTCCTAAATGATACatgtaattaaaacataaacaaaacacCAGGTGTAGAACCaggtaattaattacaaaacagGACGGAGTGGATTGAGACTGAGACACAGAATCATAGGCAGTAAAACCTTTTTGGTTTTCTAAACATCCATTGACGTACACAATCAACATTAAAACTTGGAAACGAAGATCAAGCACGAAAGGAGATTAAGAGAAATACCTCTCAACCGAGTTTTCACCAGAAGAAACTGTCATTGCTTTAATTTGATGCGAGGCTGCAAATAGCACAAGGGCCTATCTATACTCTTTGAGAAGAGAGAGCTTGTTCTTCTTCAAGGGGGTATTGAATGAACAAGAGGTCCAAGAGCCCAAGATAATTGAAGAGAACCAAATAGGGGAATCTATAAAAAGGGAGCAAAAGACACGGGTGGGCTGGTTCGCtgccttcttttttcttgttcctTGACTGAATTGTCGTGCTGTGCATCAGCAAGTGGCTCAAAGTGCTTTTcatatcttattaatttttttaagctattGCAATTCACGTTACTTCTTTGTAGTCTATTAATAAATGCTGACATGATCACGGCCCGAGGCATTTCAATATTAACAAACTTCTCCTAGTCTAGTATTCTGTTTTTTCCTCTAGCTGATACTCTTTAAATCCTAACACATAAATTTATCCCCCCCACTgtagtttgaataaaaaatctcaacataAACTCTGACAACCAAGTTAGCTAGATTGGATTGTGCCATTATCATTCTGTGAATCGGTGAAAGGTTGGAAGGGTTCATTCTGAAGGGCCTATTTGCAAAGACGTGGCTCCGAAAGTGACAAGAGTTCCGAATAGTAATTATCAGAAAATGCATAATCAGATCATAATGATCgaatataaatttgttttcagATTACACACCGAAAGTAGAATACAATTGTGGATTGTgattccatttattttcaagtGATTATCCCAATACCTTTGAGAAGCACTGCATACGCATGTTCTGTATGAATGTTAGGAGTGACACGTCCCCTAAGACCAATTGGACGCCATTCATTATGGTCCAATGCGCTTGATGTCAGACCGCAAGCAGCTTCAGGGGGTAAGATCGCAAGTTCTATTGGAAAAGAATTATTCAGGTAAATCATAATCCTTCTAGTTACCAAGGAGATTATTCAAGCGGTAGGTTTTGCAGCAGCTGCTTGCTTATCAAGTTCTTCCAGAGCTGTCCACAACTTTGGATCTTCATAATCCTTTATAAGAAGTGTAGGCTTTGCCTCCAGCAATAAATGTTCTGGGTTTCTGGTAGTTAAACCAACAACAGGCATCCCGGCGGCCACCCCAGCTTTTATGCCTGAAACAGAATCCTAACCAAGGAAAAACAGAACAGAATGTTAGGAAAATCTCCCGAGCTTCAGAAGCTTAGAAAATAACAAATCTAGGAAGAAGGCCAACCTCGCACACAAAGGTGTGGTCCTTTGACACATTGAGCACTTCAAGAGCCTTCAAGTAGGGTTCTGGGTGTGGTTTGGCATGTTGACAATCATCCCCAATGATAACAGCATGAAAAAAATCTGAGAGGCCCAGAAGTGAGATCATGAGTTCAGCATTTGCTCTTGGAGCATTCGTAACTGCAGCTCGTTTCAGCCCACGGTCTTCAACCCATTTCTTCAATTTGTATAGACCATTTATAGGCTTAAGTTGCTCAGATGCCAACCTGTTTCAAATAGAAGAGGTTACATGGTTTGGACCAAGAGAGAATCTCAACAGAGGAACTAACTAGTAGGTGATCTACCTTCGGAACATGGCTTCCTTATCCTCCGTGAATTTTAAGCCTCGCTGGAGATCATCGGGAAAGAGGGACAAGGCAATATCCTCATTATGCTTGCCAGCAATATTCTGAACAAAGAATTCCTCCGTAATTGGGACCCCGTCATTGAAATTTATCTGTTGGACAACGCAATGTGATTAGTTCTCCAATCTGGATTAGTAGTTTTCAAAAAGTATAGCTTAAGTGATAGGTCTATCAATTAGACAGCATGATTTAACATATTCAACTCCTCAAGGAAAGAACATCTCCTGTTACAGCTTTGCATGGTGTGATGCACATGTGTGTGGAAGAAAAATATGATCACAACACAATGAAGACCTGAGTTTTCAGTACAGAAGCATTACCTCTTGAAGCATTTCTCGGAAGGCATAGTGGTGGAGGGGATCTGAGTCACAGAGAGTCCCATCAACATCAAATAGTATCGCTTCCAAAGGAGCAAGCCTGGAGAGAGAGAATGTACTgcatccaatttttttaaaaaaacaaaaacaaaaaaacgagTGTGATCAAATAATGAAGAATCCCAAACGGCGAACAGTACAAATCTTTTATCACCAGCTTATCAGGCAGTTACTTTAGCATCAAGAACCAGTGTCAACACCACTTTGCCACTAGATTGAGTCACTAATATCCTTTCTCGTCATTCATTTTCTTCCAACATTACATGATTTTgacaggaggaaaaaaaaagatataaaaaacttgTCCATTTAAGCTTGTTTCATCAGGCACATGTCTATGTATGAAAGATGTGGGCTCctaattatgatttaaagtGATAACAGGACAGTTACTAACTTATTAAAAGCATTCATAGCCAACAGTTCCAGATTTGGGAGCAACCAACTACTTTGAACCTATCATATCCTAGCTAGCTTCCACCACCAGTTCCTATCAACAGCACTCATGCTTCGATTAAAAAGGAAGATCAATCCTAACAAAAACAACTACGTTTTGGGAAACTTATAAGACCTCTGTATACCCTCGATGAATTGTCCTAAGATAAttgtcaaaagaagaaaaaataatatcgaGAGCAATGCATGCAATGTTATCTAGCAGATCACAggggaaaataataataacaaagacTTGTGGGTCTCCCATTACTGACTCAATACGTATATGATGGAAAATCTAAAATGCATTAAGAAACGAGATTATGAAAATCAAGGCCATGGTTAGATGGATCCTAACtccaaaaataaagagaaaaccaacatcaaaagaatgaaataaaagagaCGAGCAGAAACACATTAATGATCTTAATTTGTATACAAATCTAAGAACTTAAAAGGACCCAATAAATAGCttgcaaatattaaaagaaaaaaaggaaaaaaaacgcacgcatcatcaacaatattttctGCAGAAGAAACCGTCATGTTGTGATGTTAGGGAAGCCTCGGGTGTTTTTGCttgctttttctaaaaaacaaatataaaaatggtTTGTGTTGTGAATTATGAATTATGAAATATGAAAGGGGCtggtttattgaaataatttaaagagAGAATATAAAAGAGAATCAATTGTTGGAGATTGAAAGATTCCAGTTGCCGACTTGCGTTGCGTTGCCTTTCTGTCCCCTAATctctattgttttgtttttttttattatagccCCCGATTTTTCTACAAATATGAATTGATCCCCCTTTTCTTACAATTTCTTTGGATAATAGACCATTAgtaatttttaccaaatatCTTCTCCAATTAAGTGAGTTCCATCAACATAATGGTTAAATTTTGAGCACAGTGGCTTAAGATTAATGGAGATCTTGagcaaaatattcttttaaaattattaaaaaatattttttatgtatctcTGACAAGTAGAGccttaaataattttcattttaaacttgggatctttgttttttagtgaggataatttttatttcataaaatataattgacaaatatatttaatttattttttagacctATTGTTAAGTGAAGATCTTGGGTGTGACCATTAGCTTAAGTCGGCTATGATTTTGAGATATGATATAGAAAATTTAGGGTTTGATTTCTTAGCTTTAATTGtatttcatctatttttaaaaaattactagttAAAACATGGTTGCTGGTAAGATAAACTTGTCAcaagtattattattttattaataaaactggCATTGTTTAAAGATAATTCAATCTTTGCGGaaaaattattgatgattttagttactgaaattcatatttataattttttaaaaaatattatacaatgaatgttgatgaaaataaattaatatttaaataaattaagattttgaaaatcaaaatactaTGTAGTATTTAAATCTGGAACGTCACATTTATGTGGCATGCCTGTGACGTATTTTAATATAAGGACAATTAATGAATAAATGAAACTAGAGGGGTCTTCTAGCCAAAGTGGAAAATTTATAGTGTTCtaaatctcaatatatatatatatatatatatatatatatatatatatatatatatatatatattctttggaAAATTTTCTCtgttatttaatttagaaacaatttaaacatgtttatgatgttAATAACTCGTTGTCTATCCCTTGAGATGAAAGATTCATGATGTTGGATTCGAAGTTGGATTGCTcgcaaatatttaattaaatttgatatgagcaagataaattaaattatcttataattaataagcgtacaaatacaattaattaaatcttacaTGATAGGCATAATATGGAATTATAtcagattaattaattacaaaaagtTGTGTCGTAGTAATCTAAGGCTAAAAGCAACGGGTAAGAATATTCTCCTATTATTCCAACAACTCCACTTCAAAAGATTGCCTAACCTTTCAAAGTCTTCGAACCAGTAAATTGACTCCATTTTCTCTCTATGAATACTAATCTAAGGCtaaacgcaaaaaaaaaaaaggatgcacTGACATAAAAGacataagaaaatacaaaaacaaaataggcgaaacatatatatatatatatatatatatatatatatatatatatatatatatatatttctcaggtTTTGGTACCTCTAAACAGCCCCCCCAACATgatgttgaatttattttttttgaaaaaatatatttttttagttaaatttttttattattttattcggTGTTACCAtgcttttcaagttttttttatttgaagggaataatttttttattttattttttctattcaatattattttattttttatttttttattaatatactaggattttatatatttttttataaactactgtaaaatttttgaaatgggAGAAAGTCACAGAGCAAAACATGCTTATATAGAAGAGAGTAAGAATattttctattgaaaaaaaGTCTAGAAACTAGTGTGTTGTTATCTTCCATGCCAATTGCTTTTATTGGAAATTTTGATAGTGAAATTCATGATAGAACAGGTCACATAAATATGTTAGGTTAAGGATGGGCATGAAAGTGTTGTGTTGAGATCTAGAATAAAGCAACCTACGCGGTGTTATTGCTTCACGATAAAATGACTTacgtaaaaaaaagatgtcaatgAGACATTATCTAACTAAAATCTAAACTTGAGGATGAATTCCTTATAACCTGAGAAGATACTGAcacacaagtttttttaaaaaaaaataaatatttttctttgttcaatttttaattattttattttatattactatgcttttttcgtttttttatttgaagggaatattttttactactttttttttctatctaataTTACTaggatttctagttttttcaatatcaaaGGTTTTCATAGCATTTTGAAAAGCGAGACTGtgatgtataaaaattaaatattttagatgttttttttataattatgatattattggGTTTTTAGAATTGTGATTTATAACAAACTTTGTTATTCTTCGTTTATATCTACGTCACAACCTTATTTATACAAGGGACTTGGGATGTCATAAttaatttcaacaaaagaaattaattctagcattttttataaaataaaagctaattTATTATAGATGTTTAAAACTATCCAAacgctttttttttaagtttaacaccTAACAGTAAAAAATAAAGCCAAAACGTTCGGTGAATCTTAACAACTATTGTTTATGGGttgggacaaaaaaaaattccacgaccaaaaaattatttttttcaattaaccaAACCCAAAACCAAGTTGGGTGCATGAGAGTGATTTAAACCCAAAGCACACATAGTCTAGGGCTCTCACCTCTAACAACTTTGATGTCCAACcggtctattttttatttctcagcCATGGCTATATAAGCCATGAGAAAATCTTGGAGTTTTTCAATGTATGATTAAGATTTTaggtttgaatatttttttcaaccaagaattagttgagattaatttcttattcatttatatttgattttacctatgttaatatttcatgttaaattatttatgttGGAGAATATTTCTCACCAATTAAAATACTTGTATCGGagaatatttttcaacaaaaacttAACTCTAAATATGAATAActcttatattaatttgatatcaaaagtgctcattaactatattttaaaataatttcttgcaaataaaactttttttgctCTAATTTAGGAgttttattaacaataaaaccaaaaagtcaagataaattaatgtatgaattttttgaaagaattaaatatttttctcaaatatcttcttttttagtttagtaattaatttttatatttttatttttctgtccTGTATTATTaggcttttctagtttttctgtttttattttcttattatatagCACTCaggttttatagtttttttatatatataaatagttgtAATAACTTCTTCACAAGTAAAGTATGgatgaataaaattaactattttgatatcttttttatgtttaaggATTTTAACTTATAATAAATCTTGTAATTCCTGGCTCTCAACTACATTACAAATTGACTTATAAAGTTTTCATTTACTTGCTGTTTTGTGTGAAagaatgcatgaacaatattgttttaatctCTAACACgcgcataaaataaataagtatatATAAAGTTTTCAATGACTATTATATTTTAGAACATTGCAGGGtaaatcgttttttttttttttttgttacaatgtAAATATATGTTGACCTCGAGTCTTTTGctactataaattaatattgaaagacAATTTAGTTATGTATCTCGAATTTCAATTCTAagtattaaaaattatcttatataccATCCATATTGAAAGTAAACTATTACTTCTTATGCCTTCTTTTTTAATACTTTAGACTTAACAACTAGTTATTTATTGCCTGTTGgttgttataattgttttttaaagtatttttttatctaaaaatatattaaaataatattttttttatttttaaaaattatttttgaaatcaatgcatcaaaatgatttaaaaacataaaaaaattacttttaaagtaaagaaaaaaataaaaaaaataattttttttaaatacttttgaaaaacaaaaataaacaatatccTACTAGAActtctcttatttaattttggtCTCCTACTTTCAATCTTatataaccaataaaaataaatagatttttataaaaatcaagaatcaaCTAAATGAGAAGATGTTTTGTCGAGACTATAATATTCTGATAGAAAATGAAGAGGAACAAATTACAAAGACCATCTAAttctaataaattcaatttcaaaggaTCCAATAAAAAACTTGAGAAATTAAAGAACCAAGAAACAGGAGCACTGTTCCGGTGCTCAGAGAATATGCACACATGCATGATTAGAATTTATTATGaatgtgaatttattttaataattataatattttatagatttCCAAAACTGTAATAAAactttgtataattaatttt from the Populus nigra chromosome 1, ddPopNigr1.1, whole genome shotgun sequence genome contains:
- the LOC133683113 gene encoding haloacid dehalogenase-like hydrolase domain-containing protein Sgpp, which gives rise to MTVSSGENSVERKSSLSGFAPLEAVLFDVDGTLCDSDPLHYFTFREMLQEINFNGGVPITEKFFSEKLSGKHNEDMALVLFPDDIEGGMKFLADKEALFRRLAPERLMAVNGLYKMKKWVEDHGLKRAAVTNAPRENAELIISILGLTDFFESLIIGSECEHPKPHPDPYLKALEALKVSKDHTFVFEDSVSGIKAGVAAGLPVVGLTTGNPEHALMEANPTFLLKDYNDPKLWAALEELESAGKAVV
- the LOC133683104 gene encoding haloacid dehalogenase-like hydrolase domain-containing protein Sgpp — its product is MTVSSAENIVDDATFSLSRLAPLEAILFDVDGTLCDSDPLHHYAFREMLQEINFNDGVPITEEFFVQNIAGKHNEDIALSLFPDDLQRGLKFTEDKEAMFRRLASEQLKPINGLYKLKKWVEDRGLKRAAVTNAPRANAELMISLLGLSDFFHAVIIGDDCQHAKPHPEPYLKALEVLNVSKDHTFVCEDSVSGIKAGVAAGMPVVGLTTRNPEHLLLEAKPTLLIKDYEDPKLWTALEELDKQAAAAKPTA